One Bdellovibrio bacteriovorus str. Tiberius DNA segment encodes these proteins:
- a CDS encoding motility protein A, with protein sequence MNIAGLLGILAAVSIAVFSILDAAKNPKVFADVHGIVLVIGGTLTVALLSFNFKSLWTALKIVTRKMLGRERVDYLGTIGTIVEISEAYRRDPKTVSALMKPETHPFIKDGVKLLVEYGFNYDELADVLTNALRGKKKRDDEEIKVWHTMSRFPPAFGLLGATLGMISLLQTLGEPGAQDRIGPAMATALVATFYGLVVANLVLIPISEKLQTVSKADVTLREIIKEGILLVHEKKHPLFIKEYLKSFLSPAQREDDGALKVDTAKKAA encoded by the coding sequence ATGAATATAGCGGGGCTTTTAGGTATTTTGGCTGCAGTCAGTATTGCAGTATTTTCTATCCTCGATGCAGCAAAGAATCCAAAGGTGTTCGCCGATGTGCACGGGATCGTGCTGGTAATCGGTGGTACTCTGACGGTGGCTCTGTTGAGCTTCAACTTCAAGAGTCTTTGGACAGCCTTGAAAATCGTCACACGCAAAATGCTGGGTCGTGAAAGAGTCGACTATCTGGGCACCATCGGCACGATCGTGGAAATCTCCGAAGCCTATCGTCGTGACCCGAAAACCGTTTCTGCTTTGATGAAGCCGGAAACCCATCCGTTCATCAAAGACGGTGTGAAGCTGTTGGTGGAATACGGTTTCAACTACGACGAGCTGGCAGACGTTTTGACAAATGCCCTGCGTGGTAAAAAGAAACGTGATGATGAAGAAATCAAAGTTTGGCATACCATGTCCCGTTTCCCGCCGGCATTCGGTCTGTTGGGTGCGACCCTGGGGATGATCTCCCTGTTGCAAACTCTGGGTGAGCCGGGTGCTCAGGATCGTATCGGTCCTGCGATGGCAACCGCTCTGGTGGCGACTTTCTATGGTCTGGTTGTGGCCAACCTCGTCTTGATTCCGATTTCTGAAAAGCTTCAGACGGTTTCCAAGGCGGACGTGACTTTGCGTGAAATCATCAAAGAAGGCATCTTGCTGGTTCACGAAAAGAAGCATCCATTGTTCATTAAAGAATATCTGAAGTCGTTCCTGTCTCCTGCGCAGCGCGAGGATGACGGTGCTTTG